tcttttttgtctttttctagGTGTTTGGTAAAATAGCGTTGATAGACGGAACACAGATCAATCGCAACAACAACTTCCAGACATTTCCTATGGCAGTGTTGGTACTCTTCAGGTAAGCATAGCACTGGGAATTACAGTAATGTACTGTAGGTGTATGGGCCTACTGAATAGATGACATGTGAAGTGTCATGTTTGACCACACAAGTCTatatctgtgctgtggatggtgtgtaggtgtgcgaCTGGGGAGGGCTGGCAGGAAGTGATGTTGGGGTGCATGTACGGCCAGCGCTGCGACCCCAAGTCCGACTACCTGCCTGGGGAGGAGTACACCTGTGGCTCTGGCATCGCCATCCTCTACTTCATGAGCTTCTACATGCTCTGTGCTTTCTTGGTGAGaaagacacacattcacacacgcacacactcactcactttctctctctctctcgcacacacacgcacacacacacacacactggtggtaTGGGTGATCAAAGGGCAATGAacacatgtttgtttttttgcaatAGATTATCAACTTATTTGTGGCTGTGATCATGGATAACTTTGACTACCTGACACGTGATTGGTCTATACTTGGGCCACATCACCTGGATGAGTTTAAGAAGATCTGGGCAGAGTATGATCCTGAGGCCACGTGAGTACAATCAACCTCTTGTTAAACATACTTTTTTTAAGCATCTTTGGGCCAGAGTTTGTGGAAATTTCTTTTAGATTCAATACTTCAAAGCTGCGAGTAAAGGTTTCACTTCAGATGTGTATGAACATTCCTCTTCTAGTAGACCATGACAAATGGAAACCTTGATCATGATTAAAGAAACGTTCTGTAATAAGCTAATTTATCacaattttgtttgttttgtcatttcTTTTGTCTAACAGTGGGCGCATTAAGCATTTGGATGTGGTAACACTCCTACGTAGGATCCAGCCTCCTTTGGGTTTTGGGAAGTTCTGCCCTCATCTGGTTGCTTGCAAGGTGGGAAATAAGTATGGCTACTCATCCACAAAGCATGTAAAGCTGGCTTGGTTCTCAACTGGCTATACTGACCTTCATGTGTTCACATTACAATTATAGAGGCTGATCTCCATGAACATGCCCCTGAACAGTGATGGTACAGTTACGTTCAACGCCACACTCTTCGCCCTGGTCAGGACTGGGCTCAAGATCAAGACAGAAGGTTAGTGGGCCTCTAGTTCTCTGTGTTAATGGCATGACAGCATATCCTGAATAGAAGCTGCCCCTACACAGATCTGTCAACGATCTGGCCTGTTGTTTAGAGGTTAGATCACATGGTTGAATTATACGCACATGCCTGGTGTTTGTCTTCTTTAACTTTTATATTTATCATATCAATTCATAATTGACGGCGGCCTAAGTACAGGGCAACTGAGTACCGGCGGTCATGATTGGTGAGGACACGTCAGGCCACACCGGGCGCACACTGGGCACGCTGGGCCTGTAaaatctggtgtagccagttccactgatttcagtggaagctaattgttgcaacatATGCTCCACGAATAGAACGCATCAGTTGTGCgcctggtaggcctatagcccgcCTGTAATTGTTTTTGTAATGATGAGTAATTAAAGCTGTCAGGACTACTAGATTAAGTGATGAAATGTTGATGAAGTGATTGATAAAGTGTTGTTTGACAGGTAACTTTGAGCAGGCCAATGAAGAACTGAGGGCCATCATCAAAAAGATCTGGAAGAGAACCAGCATGAAGCTGCTGGACCAGGTCATTCCACCTATTGGGGGTTAGTAGGCCAAACAGTCATTCTGACACAGGCTGatcttaaaggataattccggtgtgattttgacctaaagtgtgttgaaacatgataacgagtgtgaatgtatgtctcatagctcacctcggcttgtctcctgcactcagaaatctggcgctagttagccaatgctaccaacacagtgtttcattGTGGTGCCtcaggcatcggcctagccatgcaaataaatcactgttttacaccatttacgaggctcaaagtagcttccgagggccttgacatttaaaactagACAtaaagaactttgaaaaagcactggtagtttatttacaaaacgatttatacagacagtaccttaaggaattttaccgttcgacgccatcttgaatttagtcacgataagtcgagcgacgagtatgaacgaacaggtatgataagggatcagattccaaaaataattccgtgaaaatgcatggattccagttgctgctacggaagcaactgaatccatgcatttccactgaattatttttggaatctgatgtttcaacacactttaggtcaatatcacaccggaattctcctttaaacgcATTACAATCATGGTCACAACATTGAAACCTCTAAGAAGTCAGGTACATGGGACCCTTGCATGCTCTAAAGTACGAACTCCTGTCCATTACAGATGATGAGGTGACTGTAGGGAAATTCTACGCCACCTACCTGATCCAGGACCACTTCCGCAGGTTCCTGAAGAGACAGGAGGAGTACTATGGCTATCGGCCCACTAAGAACAAGAACAATGCTGAAATACAGGTGAGAAGCTCTCCAGAGGCACCCTCTCGGCCTGTCAGCCTCACTCCATTTTTAACATCATTTTTACAgtatatcatatcatattatAGAATTAATTGAAGAATTGATATACGCCCCTTGGCATCAATATTCGACACCATTTAGCGCTAAGACGGTACCCAGTTAGTCATAAACTGACTAAAAGGGTCACAATCCTACATGATCAACAATAAGGTTAAAGAACTGCATTGTGTTCCTTTAAGTTTATTTTTTAGGAGACTTATGTCACGTCCCAGCCTCTTCCTCCCCTTACCCTGTCCTTCGTTCCCCTGTCTGTCTCCTCTGTGGCCCCTTCCCTCCCACCTGCCCCTCTCTCAGGCTGGTCTCAGGAGCATTGAGGACGAGGCAGCTCCGGAGCTGCAGAGGACCATCTCAGGGGACCTGATGAATGAGGACGAGATGGACCGCGCCATGGATGAGGCGGCCGAGGAGGCCATCTACAGGGTAGGAGGAAACACAGCTAGTGTAACCAACGAGACTGGTAATGtgtggacacacagacacacacacacacataaacacacacacacaaacatacacactcacacagaaacacacacacacacacacacacacattcgcgcacacacacacaaacacacacatgctcgcacgcacacacaaacacacgcatgctcatacgcacacccacacacacacaaaaacacacacacactcgcacacatgcaggcacccATACAAATATTCAACTTATACCAACACCTTACAAATGAGATCAGAACCATTGTGTACCATCCTCATTGGGGTTATGATGACTCTCTTGCTGTGCCGATGCTCAGAGGGCAGGTGGGCTGTTTGGGAACCATGTGGATCCCTTCGCCCTGGAGCAGGgcaaccccaacaccacccaggCGACCAGCATGAGGCCACTGCAGATCACAGACAGCAAGCCAGAGGAAGCAGAGCACTCGGTAGGCTTCCTCCATTACCACCCCAACACCAACAACAGCAACGCACACAATGACAACTTCAACAACAATAACAGGTGAGTCAATGCCCTCTGAAGCGTGTCCATGTCTTGGCAGATGAAAGTACTGTTGATgtaaatgtcacacacacacacacatacacaaacggaGACATATGGAATTACGTTTTACTGGTCTGTACCCCTCAGACTTACAAGCAGCTGTTCCCATAACAGCCAACACTGCTAGACTCAAACTTCATAATGACACTTCCCTTACTTCTTGTTCTAACAGTGTGTCaatatgtttatgtgtacaCATTACAACACAATATGCTCTTTTCCTGCAGGTTTGACTTTGAGAATGAGGCGGTCGCTCTCTCAACGGTCAGTTGGCATGTCAGCCTGAGTGGACGACACATCTCACCAggtttgataaaaaaaagaatctaTTTGAGTCACTAGCAAATTATAGGGTCATTATAGATGCAAACTTGTACGTGTTACAGGCCATATGTGCTTTTTTATATAAAATAGAGGATTCAGTACACACATATTGTTAGTTAAAAATGGAATTACTATAAAATGTTCTGTAAATACCATGTTCTGTTGCTGCACATGCAGGTGGTGTCCAACAGAACACAGGCTCTCATGTAAGACCATGATCATATTTATCTCACCTTATGATGTTTGTCCTGTCTCCTTCTTCATacttttatttaaaatatttattaaacATTTTGCTCTTCCAGGCCACTTGGGGCAGAGCTGAGACCACCCATTCACAAGTAACTTCCCATCAAAATCCCACAGGCTCTACTGATAAGCTGATTAAAGAGGTGAGAAAGATATAGTACATATAGAACATATAATACATGGAGAACATGGGGGAGGGGATTATACAAAAAGAGGCCAGAAGGGTTtattattaaaggagaattccggtgtgatattgacctaaagtgtattgaaacatgataccgagtgtgaacgtatgtctcatagcccatctcggcttgtcccctgcactccaaaatctggcgctagttagccgatgctaccaacagctttttcaatagtggtgtttcggcatcgggctagccatgcaaataaatcactgttttacacccattacgaggctcaatgtatctccacacttcattggtagacttccgagggccctgacatttaaaacgagacattgagaactttgaaaaagcactggtagtttacttacaagacgatttatacagacagtatcttcacgaagtttagcgtttgcagccatcttgaatttagtcacgataagtcgagcaacgagtaagaatgaacaggtatgataagggatcagattccaaaagtaattcagtggaaatgcatggattccagttgctgctactggaagaaactggaatccatgcatttccactgaattatttttggaatctgatcccttatctgatcccagtgatttatttgcatggctagcccgatgccgaagcaccactattgaaaaagctgttggtagcatcggctaactagcgccagattttggagtgcaggggacaagccgagatgggctatgagacatacgttcacgctcggtatcatgtttcaatacactttaggtcaatatcacaccggaattctcctttaagagggagtgaatgagtgaactCACATTGTCAGTTTCTCAGTTTTTGGAATTTCGTATTCAATGTGATGAAGACAGTGTTACACAATGTGCATTTGCCAATCAGTGTGGCCCTAGCACTGAAGAATAcagtagatatatatatatatatatatatatagatataccaATATACTGTAGATGCTTGATTCAAAGAATCAAGATTCACCGAATGCCCAGTATTATCGTCAAGCTATTATAGTCAAGTCAAGCcaagtcggctttattgtcaatttctttacatgcactggtcatacaaataattgaaatttcgtttcttactttcccatgcagacatagacatactttaaatacagacatagacatactttagacatagacacagccatagacaataaaaaataagaatatacagacataccacatacagacattaaagtgcgagactgaaatatagaacatatgtcaaaatatagaaatatagaacatatatcaaaaaatagaggtagttgtgttgtatatttacatagtcctagcgtaaccttctgacagagtagtagtagcagcagcattgtggcagagtgataaataacattgataacatttacatgaagtttaaacttgtgcttgtgtgtactgtatatttacattgatatgccgtcatttcaagtatatcaggcttgatatgaagcagcaacacgttagactgtgcagtcacagtgcagttccacagggcggtcctgggggagtgttggggggggggggggggttagggtagacaggatcctaggttcctggctggctatAGTGTACTTAGTGTAATAAagaattttatttttgacctCATATGAGATCTTTTAATTTGTCATAGATACACTCATCAGCATTGCCTGTAATTAAACTCCTGTGTCTGTCCAGATCCTTGTCAGTAATGGTTTGCAAGCCTTGGCTGAGGACCATCTGTTTGTGACGGTGACCAAGCGAGACATGGCTGTAGCCCTAGAAATGGACCTGGATGACATGGAGCATGCTGCGGCCACCCTTCTGAAGGATTATCAGGGTCATATGACTGAAGGCCGGGAACTTCGTCCAATCAGCATTCAGAGAAGGGCTAGAAATTCACTCCAGGCAGACACTCCTGTCTAGACCCATGGGCTTGTGTCGTGTATTTTCGTTGCATGTCTGAACGGAGGTTGATCCACCTGTAAATGACAAGCGAACACTTGAGGTGTCATGGGCCCTTTCTGGGAAACATCAGAAGGAAGATGTGGGGTTGGCACTGGTTGACTTAACCCTCTTTAGATGGACATCCCTTAATGGGCGTCTCAGTGATGTTTCCAGAGTTGTGCAGTTTTTAAACTGTGGCCAGAGGTAAAGAAGTACTTGATCTCATGATTGAATAAGTATGAGACCTCAAGGCATTTTTATGGTAGGAGAGACAGAGGTGCATACTGTTCCCTTTAAATGCTGTATGTGCTGTACCTTCTTTTATTCTTCACATTTTTAGCAGAAAGATACAAAGAAAAGAATTCTGTACAGTTTGGCCATAAAGTAAGAATATGAAATAAATTTGCTGTGAAAACAGCTTTTAGCCACCTACTCTCTGAAGGGATCATAAGTAAAGCAAGGCCGCATGTTAACAATAAACAGTGTGATGGCTGCCCACTCAGGCAAATACAAAACAAGGTATTGTATTACTGTctgtcatgttttgtttttttgtttttcatttcaattcatGTTTGTTTGATCTGCATTTTGTTGAGAACATGACAGATACGATGCAATATATTTAACAGGGCAATTGTCCATTGTCAAGAACTCCAGCCAAAGTGTACTGTTGACTTTAGAAGGAGTACATACTAATTTAGTATGAATCGTGTCCTTTTTGCACAGCAGTTATGTCATGTGACTAAATTCAGAGAATATCAAATAAACAATTTATCCAAAACCAACCCACCATCATTTCATAACGCTGACCAGTCACCAATTACACTTACGACACATGATCAGCACCTCACCCTCCTACACCAGACACTGGCTTTATCAAAGGACCTGATTCTGTCTTCCACCGTCTCCACATGGGTCCCTGTGAGGCGGAACGATCCTGTTGCCCACGCCTGCCCGGGCCTGTGGAGGGAGTTTACTCCACACGTGAATCACATTGTTTCCTTCCGTCTACGGCTAATTGGATTAAAGCCGCTTGATCCGCTGGTACCTTCTGGAGCAGCCGTGTCCTCACACAACCACGGAGTGCTACTGTTTCCACCATGTCTACCTGCGGGAAGGCAGCCCAGTCCTGCTGCTTGCTTGCGTGACCTGGGTCTCGTTTTCTCAGGTTGCTCATCATTCTTTCTCTGTAGATGCTAAGGTAAGTTACTTACTTTGTGATATGTGATTTTTATGTACAAACCTGTGGAAATGTCTTTGCAATCCTTGACAGACTTTTGTTCTGCTGGAATGTGGAACTATGAATATTCAGTTTAGGGACACTGTAGACTTGAAAGAAACAAGAAAGCAGGCTAAGTAAGGTCATGTAAAATATATCCTGATTGTAAGATAAATTTATAGAGAGAGGATGACTTTTTGTTATTGAAGAATTGTGATTTTGTAGCTAGCTGACAACTATATGGGTCTTTTACCATCTTCTGGTTCATTTTCAATAACTTTAGGCAGGATATATTTTGACTTACATGCTTACATTTGTTTGAAATGTGTTACTAATCTAATCTCTCAGTACATCTGTAGACTGTATTGTTTGAATTAGCGATTGCTGATTGTATTGTTTGAATAAGCAAGCTCAAACAGTGATTATGTCTACTGGGAAAGAATGACAAATAATCACAAGCACTGAAATGAAGAGCCCAATTGAAATATTGAAATTAATATCACATAGATGTACCATGTATTTTCTGTGCCAGTCTGAGTAAGCTGTGACTCCTAAAGTCCCCCCATGCTGATGTGGATAGGTGTTTGACCAAACACACCCACCAAGGGAAATACAGCAAAAAAGGTTAAGCATTTGATACCAAAGAGAATGTCCACACACTGGAGTAGCTCTCagatatttaataataataataataatgcaggACCTTCTCTTTTGTTTTTACCTTTGCACCTGGCCTAAGCATAGGTGGGATGTGCATGTAACCACTCTACCAGACCAAGCCTTTGATACCCCCACCACCATCCAATTTGGATTGTAGGGGTGAGATTGACAGTGACACAAACTGACTGTATTAGCCTATTTTCTTGGATGGGAGGTCCCATTACTCACACAGCATAATCCTGACCTCACAGCTTAAGTGTACTGCACATGTTGCACAAAGCAGCTGTGACCAGGCCCTATAATAGGCTCAGTGGACTCCTGTGTGGTggagatgctgctgctgctgctggcctcTAGGTGGCGCTGTGGGAGCATAGCATCCAGCATAGCATGCGTGGTCTGGTATGTAGGGCATCGTAGGTGACTGCTCACAGGCCAGGACACCCATGGGGCAGCTGACCAAAATTAAATCAGATGGTTGGAGCGAACACAGACATCAGTGTGCACAGAATCCCGAGGATTTCACTAAGGAAAGCTGCTCTGCAGCCACGCTAGTGCAAAGAGGCAGGGATGGTCTTTCCTCGTTGCTCTTCAGCATCCTCACTATTCACACTGTTTCTGGCTTGCTGTGTCCTGTAGGCAAGGCCCATAGGAGGGGACGTGTGGTGACCATGACAGACAGGAGATTTGGTGAGTTTCATATGGCTACTGTCTGACAGAAGACAGGGACGATTGACTATCACTGTAATTATTCATTTGATTACATGTTACTGCTGTATATGCATATTCACACTGAATCCATACTTTCCTCTGTCAATGTCTTAGTGACAGTGTCAACTCACCAATTTTCAACCAGATTGACAAGAGAACAGTAATGTGAACAGCCACTATTATTTTAATGACATAATTCCGCTGTTGATAGTTTCTTCTAATTCATCCCCAGGCAGAAGATTGTCCGAGGGTTCAGAGTTGCCCGCTCAGATGGAGGCCAGGATAGGTGTAGAGCCCTCTCGACATTCAACCATGCACCATGAGCGGGTCACTCTAGTGGTGGACGGCACCCACTTTGTTGTAGATCCAGCTTTATTCACTGCCCACCCGGACACCATGCTGGGGAGGTAAAAGCCAGACACCACAAATTCTTTGTTAAATTGGTTGTTGTGAATTTTCCTTATATTTACACTGATATTCATATCGCTATGTCTCTGTTCATGATCTTGGCATACAGCAATTGTACTTTTATTTTGGAACTTTTATTGGAAATTTTATTGCCAACAAACATTTTTTCCATATGGCATTTATTACACTTATTATTAGGCAACAAGGAGATTTTTGTCAGATGACTGATTTCTGATTTCCATGTATGGAGGATATTAGTTTTTGacacaatacaaacaaacatgctatTGTTCCTCATTTGTTCCACCATTAAACAAATAGATGAATGGGCAAATAAACCCATAATGATGGAACAAATGATCAAAACTAAAAATAGAGTTGTTTACTCTGGTGCAAGCACACAGGTTTCCTTAAGAATATTGTGGTGGCCAGCCTAAAGATTGTTCTTAAAGAAACTTTCTATACTTCAACGAATAACAAAAATTCTTTGTTCAGATTACTTTTGAGGGGAGAAACATGCCAAAGGAGATATGAAAATAGACAAATTCTGAATACATGTCTTGTTTTCTGACTTGATCTTCCATGAACTGAATGTTTTGATTGTTGTTTGCAGGATGTTTGGTCCTGCCCGACAGCATAACTTCACTCGACCCAATGCAAAGGGAGAATTTGAGATGGTGGAGGGCATTAATGCAAGCATTTTCCATGTAATCTTGGTAAGTGTCTCAGACTATTTCAACAAAATAATCTTTTATAAAGTAAAATAATATATAATCATCATTACCTCTCTTGGTTGAGTAATGTACCATAGCTGGTATAATCAGTACAGTGTTTATTGTTGTTaagttatttgtttgtttgctgctCGGTCAGGACTACTACCGAGGGGGCATCCTGCAGTGTCCAGAGGGGGTGTCTGTGGCTGAGCTGCGGGAGGCCTGTGACTACCTCTGCATCAACTTCGACTACAACACTGTGAGATGTCGTGACCTCAGTGAGTCTCAACATTATAGAAAAGCTTAAATAAATAGAGGAATCTGATCAATTTGAAATAAATCTCTTGAAGTGAATTTTATTGTATGAGATCCCGTAAGACTAATATGAGTTGCTTTAACACCTTTGCTTCACACTGGTGATTGCTGTATTGCTGCGTCTGAAATGGTCAATCATTCTTACCCGCTGTCATTGTCTGCTTGTAGGTGCTCTTCTCCATGAGTTGTCCAATGACGGTGCCCGTAGGCAGTTTGAGGGCTACCTGGAGGAGTTGGTGGTTCCAGCCATGGTGTCCAGCGcgcaggagggggagagagagtgccaCATAGTGGTGCTTTTAGACGACGACACTGTTGACTGGGACCATGACAACCCGCCACCCATGGGAGAGGAGTACTCTCAGAGTAAGCATCAGTAGTTCCCAATTTGATAATTTACTTGATTGAAAGTAAGATGTTCACAAATGAATGATGATCTGACTAAACCCACTCATAAGAAATGTGTATCCACAACAAAGTTGAAATTATGTTACATAGTTTAATGCCTCTATGTCATGCTGATTCATCTGTAATTCTCTTTTCAACATGCCAAAATAGGGCAGGCATGTTATGTGATGTTATGTACATTTCCCCAGAAATCACCACCACATTAaccgtgtgtctctgtgtgttgctTGCAGTCATATACAGCACCAAACTGTACCGCTTCTTCAAGTACATTGAGAATAGAGACGTGGCCAAAGCCCTGCTAAAGGAGCGAGGTCTGAAGAACATACGCATCGGCATCGAGGGTGAGGACCAGGCAGCAGCACTGGGGGCAGCAGAACAGCATATATGAAGATAGGTGTAGGAACACTATTACAGTTTCAGTTaaatgtgtgctttgtgtgtgcaaCCAAGAATTTCTCATATGTTGAAATGGTGAGTTGCAATTTATGGataaagggaggaagaggaagagcagaGTCAAGTACCATTTTCAAATGAAATTAAAACAGTAAATATAAAGAGACAAATgcagtttgatttttttttttcatgatttcATTAGATCTAATTAGATTAGATTGTTCACATTTTGCGCTTGACCCTCCAATATCCCAGGGTACCCCACATGCAAGGAGAAAGTGAAGCGGCGTCCAGGCGGCCGGTCAGAGGTCATCTACAACTACGTGCAGCGGCCGTTCATCCACATGTcgtgggagaaggaggagggcaaGAGTCGCCACGTGGACTTCCAGTGCGTGCGCAGCAAGAGCGTGCCCAACCTCACGGCCGCTATGGCCGAGGGTCCGACGCGCTCCGGAGCCACGCCCACCCCACAGGTGGACGAACTGGACCGTCTGAACGGACCCTCTCCTCAGCCCACGGCTGTGTTCATGCCCAGCAATGAGAGTCGAGATGTTTGaagaggacgtgtgtgtgtgtgtgtgtgtgcttttctaAAAGAGAAAACTGTATATCACAGTTGTTGTTTGATAGTATTTGTATGCACAGATGAAGCATTTTGAAATAACATAAATGGATGTATGAACTGACATTTGTACCATATGAAAAGGTCATCGACATGCAGTTCATGTGGACGTTTTAGGAGTTAACAGAGTCATCGTAAAAAAAAACTACTTTAGAAGAGACTTAAGATGTGAAGGAATGTGACTAGTGACGATGCTTAAGCCACTTTGTCTTCAGAGTGCCCCCTAGTGTCAAGCCTGAGCTCATGAGGGAAGAATAGTCAAGAGGAGAATATGTCCTTTATGCAGATTTCTGCATTTTTACAAGAAGTCCACTGAGTGAACTCCACTCCATGTATACACTTTTTTAATAGATTGACATTTATGTGAGTTTTTGTAAAGCTATTTTGTATTCAATTTAAGGGGAATAGATTGTCAAGATGAATTAAATTGATGTGACAAGGAATTTcagtgtaaaagaaaaaaacatctgcATCTGACAATTGACTGCATTAAAATCGCAGTGTGAGACTATAATTATTATTTGGTTAGATAGTTTAATCATTGCTTACACATTTCAGATGAAAGTTAAACGAAAATAGAAAATATAGCATTATGGTGAAAAATAGTTTTATTGAACTCTGTAATATGTATTGCTCAACGTGGAATTGATCTATCCAGATCCATCAAGGGCTTAGAAATGTACAGACATAAACACTTCACACTTTGAAACCTACCCAACCATTCATAAAGCATGCAAACTCAATCTAGCAAAACACTGTTAAGATGCTTTTGGTATATAGCTTGTGcacacaaaggtaaaagtattTCGGCTACCAGCCTCCGGTCAATCCAtatcatacacatatacacacacgttcGGAATGCTTAAATGATGTAACCAAACTGTTTCAAAACTGTTTCACTTAGGGCCTATTCAGACCACAAGCGTGGCGACTGCGTGTCAGCTGTGTTACCTCTGCCTGCGTGACATGAACGTCTCAGGTGAAAACGTGTGCATGCTAGAAATAGGACCGGTGCCTATTTTTCACGCGACACTCAAGCGTGTTGGAAGCTTTTCCATTCAAAAGAGACAGGGAAGAGATGTTTTAATAGGCAGACTGGCCGCAGCAGCGGTGCATCAGAGACGTTTCTGTATGAATGCACATATAAAATGCGACACAGCAGCCACGGAACACAGACGGAATACACACACCATGCTTGCGGTGTGATTAGGCCCTTAGAAGGTAATAGATGGCAAAAAGGAATCCCAATTCTTATGAACTAGAGGCCGTAGCTAAAGACTAAGGTCCAGTTGGCTGGGAATCAAAATGAGCTCTTAAACCCATGACCTTCCCT
Above is a genomic segment from Alosa sapidissima isolate fAloSap1 chromosome 4, fAloSap1.pri, whole genome shotgun sequence containing:
- the kctd20 gene encoding BTB/POZ domain-containing protein KCTD20 isoform X2; translation: MTDRRFGRRLSEGSELPAQMEARIGVEPSRHSTMHHERVTLVVDGTHFVVDPALFTAHPDTMLGRMFGPARQHNFTRPNAKGEFEMVEGINASIFHVILDYYRGGILQCPEGVSVAELREACDYLCINFDYNTVRCRDLSALLHELSNDGARRQFEGYLEELVVPAMVSSAQEGERECHIVVLLDDDTVDWDHDNPPPMGEEYSQIIYSTKLYRFFKYIENRDVAKALLKERGLKNIRIGIEGYPTCKEKVKRRPGGRSEVIYNYVQRPFIHMSWEKEEGKSRHVDFQCVRSKSVPNLTAAMAEGPTRSGATPTPQVDELDRLNGPSPQPTAVFMPSNESRDV
- the kctd20 gene encoding BTB/POZ domain-containing protein KCTD20 isoform X1, whose amino-acid sequence is MTDRRFVSSNSSPGRRLSEGSELPAQMEARIGVEPSRHSTMHHERVTLVVDGTHFVVDPALFTAHPDTMLGRMFGPARQHNFTRPNAKGEFEMVEGINASIFHVILDYYRGGILQCPEGVSVAELREACDYLCINFDYNTVRCRDLSALLHELSNDGARRQFEGYLEELVVPAMVSSAQEGERECHIVVLLDDDTVDWDHDNPPPMGEEYSQIIYSTKLYRFFKYIENRDVAKALLKERGLKNIRIGIEGYPTCKEKVKRRPGGRSEVIYNYVQRPFIHMSWEKEEGKSRHVDFQCVRSKSVPNLTAAMAEGPTRSGATPTPQVDELDRLNGPSPQPTAVFMPSNESRDV